GAAGCGCTGCTGGCGACCAATGCTGCACAGCAGTCGATGTCGCAATTGCAGAGCCAGATCAGTAGCCAGCAGCAGCAGGCCCAGACCCTCGGTCAGGAGCTACAGCAGCTGCAACAACGCATGCAGCGCGATGGCGCGGTGATGTCCGATTCCGAGCGCCAGACGGCGCAACAGGAGCTGCAGCAGAAAGGGTCTCAATTCCAGCAACTGCGCGGTCAGATCATCCAGACACAGCAGCGCGCCGAGCAGGAATTTCTCGAGCAGTCCCAGGCCAATCTGGAGCGGGCCGTCGATCAGGTGATCGCGCGCCACAATGTTCAGATCCTGATCGATCGAGAGGCAGTCGTTCACAGCGCACCTGGCCTCGACCTGACCGATGAGGTCACGCAGATCCTCAATTCGCTGAACTAAACGTCGGCGCGATTGGATCGAATAACCACAAACCAGAACGAATGTCCCATGAACGACGCCAACACACACTGCTATACGCTGGAGGAGATCGCCGAATGCCTGGGCGCGCGGTTGCTGGGCGATGGCGGTCGGCGGGTCAGTGGTCTGGCCACGCTGGGTGAAGCGGGGCCTGAGGACATCACCTTCCTGGCCAACAAGGCCTATCTCAAGCACTTGGCCAAGAGCCGGGCGGCGGCGGTACTGCTGCACCCCAATCATATCGCCGATTGTCCTACCGCGAGCCTGGCGCTGGATAATCCCTATCTGGGCTATGCCAAGCTGTCACGGCTCTTCGATCCCTTGGCGATGCGCCAAGCGGTCGGCATTCATCCGAATGCAGTCATCGCTGACGGCGTCACTCTCGGGCAGGATGTTCAGGTCGGTCCACAGGTCGTCATCGAAGAGGGTGTGACGCTGGGTGACCGTGTCGTGGTCGGGGCGGGCTGCGTGATTGGCGCCGGCAGCAGCATCGGAGAGGATTCCCGCCTGCACCCTAATGTGACAGTCTGCCATGGGGTCGTGGTCGGTAAGCGGGCGATCCTGCAGAGTGCCTGTGTCATCGGTGGCGACGGTTTCGGTTTCGCCCACGACGGCAGCCGCTGGCACAAGATCGCCCAGCTGGGTGGCGTGGTGATCGGCGATGACGTGGAAGTGGGAAGCTGCTCGAGCATCGATCGGGGGGCACTTGGCGACACCGTGATTGGCGATGACGTCAAGATCGACAGTCAGGTGCAAATCGCACACAACGTCCAGATCGGCGACCACACCGCGCTTGCGGGTTGTGTCGGGATCGCCGGTTCCACCAAGGTCGGCCGGAATTGCATGCTGGGTGGCGGGGTGGGCCTGGCAGGACACTTGACGATCTGCGACGGCGTTCAGGTCACGGGCATGAGTCTGGTCACCAATTCGATCCATGAGCCGGGCATCTACTCCTCGGGCACCGGTGCCATGAGCAATGCCCAGTGGCGCAAGAATGCGGTGCG
This DNA window, taken from Halomonas sp. TA22, encodes the following:
- a CDS encoding OmpH family outer membrane protein → MRKLTGIVCLGLLGTFAMSSQAADIAVLDWREALLATNAAQQSMSQLQSQISSQQQQAQTLGQELQQLQQRMQRDGAVMSDSERQTAQQELQQKGSQFQQLRGQIIQTQQRAEQEFLEQSQANLERAVDQVIARHNVQILIDREAVVHSAPGLDLTDEVTQILNSLN
- the lpxD gene encoding UDP-3-O-(3-hydroxymyristoyl)glucosamine N-acyltransferase — its product is MNDANTHCYTLEEIAECLGARLLGDGGRRVSGLATLGEAGPEDITFLANKAYLKHLAKSRAAAVLLHPNHIADCPTASLALDNPYLGYAKLSRLFDPLAMRQAVGIHPNAVIADGVTLGQDVQVGPQVVIEEGVTLGDRVVVGAGCVIGAGSSIGEDSRLHPNVTVCHGVVVGKRAILQSACVIGGDGFGFAHDGSRWHKIAQLGGVVIGDDVEVGSCSSIDRGALGDTVIGDDVKIDSQVQIAHNVQIGDHTALAGCVGIAGSTKVGRNCMLGGGVGLAGHLTICDGVQVTGMSLVTNSIHEPGIYSSGTGAMSNAQWRKNAVRFKQLDDIAKRLARLEKGRPDR